A section of the Solitalea canadensis DSM 3403 genome encodes:
- the fucP gene encoding L-fucose:H+ symporter permease, translated as MRLSTETITVSTYKGKSQQFLLPLILITSLFFLWGMAYGLLDVLNKHFQEALNITTKRSTLLQTAYFGAYFLIAFPAGVFMSKFGYKKGIMLGLALYAGGAFLFFPAAQLASFNFFLLAIFVLASGLVCLETAANPYATILGKSETAAFRLNLAQSFNGIGSFLGPIIGARLFFNKTNVAATNDLESVQWVYIIIGVTVVLVFLLFLRTPLPEIKSSEEKQGVDNQTPLISHKHLINAVIAQFFYVAAQVGIAALFINYCTSVNKSIDNAEASYLLSISLLLFTAGRFAGTALMKVIAPNKLLALFSVANIVLCIIVVLGNSWLSVYSLMAIFFFESIMFPTIFALGIKDLGSHTQKGSSLIIMSIVGGALVPYLMGYLADKESIAVSYSIPLLCFIVVAWYGLKGYRIQTSSNR; from the coding sequence ATGAGACTTTCAACCGAAACAATCACCGTTAGTACCTATAAAGGTAAAAGCCAGCAATTTTTATTGCCATTAATTTTAATTACTTCCTTGTTTTTCCTGTGGGGTATGGCCTATGGATTACTGGATGTGCTGAATAAGCATTTTCAGGAGGCACTTAATATTACCACTAAAAGGTCAACACTGTTGCAAACCGCCTATTTCGGGGCTTACTTTTTAATCGCTTTTCCGGCAGGAGTTTTTATGTCCAAATTCGGGTACAAAAAAGGGATAATGCTGGGTTTAGCACTTTATGCAGGCGGTGCGTTTTTGTTTTTTCCGGCGGCACAACTTGCCAGTTTTAACTTTTTCTTGCTGGCCATATTTGTCCTTGCATCCGGACTTGTTTGTCTTGAAACAGCCGCAAATCCCTACGCAACCATATTGGGAAAATCCGAAACGGCTGCTTTTCGATTAAACTTGGCCCAAAGTTTCAACGGAATCGGATCATTCCTGGGACCTATTATCGGTGCCAGATTATTTTTTAATAAAACTAATGTGGCTGCAACCAATGATCTGGAGTCAGTTCAGTGGGTGTACATTATTATTGGAGTTACGGTTGTTTTGGTTTTCTTATTATTCTTAAGAACTCCATTACCTGAAATAAAAAGCAGTGAAGAAAAACAGGGGGTTGATAACCAAACACCATTGATAAGTCATAAACACCTGATCAATGCAGTTATAGCGCAATTTTTTTACGTTGCCGCACAGGTAGGAATAGCAGCGTTGTTTATTAATTACTGTACTTCAGTAAATAAAAGTATTGATAATGCCGAAGCATCATATTTACTTTCGATCAGCCTGCTTCTATTTACCGCAGGGCGCTTTGCCGGAACAGCTTTGATGAAAGTGATTGCTCCCAATAAGTTACTTGCTTTGTTTTCAGTAGCTAATATTGTCTTATGCATTATTGTTGTGTTAGGAAATAGTTGGCTATCCGTGTATTCACTTATGGCGATCTTCTTTTTCGAGTCGATTATGTTCCCAACCATATTTGCGTTAGGAATAAAAGACCTGGGTAGCCATACACAAAAAGGATCATCACTGATTATCATGTCAATTGTAGGAGGAGCGCTTGTTCCTTACCTGATGGGGTATCTGGCTGATAAGGAATCAATAGCAGTTTCCTATTCAATACCATTGCTGTGTTTTATAGTAGTAGCCTGGTATGGACTAAAAGGTTATCGTATCCAAACCTCATCTAATCGTTAA
- a CDS encoding alpha-L-fucosidase, whose amino-acid sequence MKIKVVLLGLLLNAVNVFAQADYKPSTSNLEARKLFQEARFGMFIHWGVSSVLGHGEWVMNERNIHVSDYKHLQDFFNPQKFDAQKWVATAKGAGMKYITFITRHHDSFSNWDTKQSDWKITNTPYGKDVLKQLADECHKQGIKLVLYYSLLDWYRTDYQYWTGRTGQGTGRTEKGDWNNYIKFMKNQLTELLTNYGEISGIWFDGHWDQTAPEGEKDRSSRLDWHYDEIYTLIHTLQPQCLIGNNHHLSPFSGEDFQMFERDLPGQNKSGLSFQEASDKLPLETCETLNGSWGYNITDTKYKSAHEIIRLLVNAASLNANLLLNIGPMPNGEIQPEFSTRLDSVGKWMQKYGNSVYGTKGSEIKSQTWGVITEKDKEIYLHVFDSNKTEIIIDNFPYKPSKLSLFNVDAALNYSFSKGQLKIDLTKVARDDFDTVLKLKVKRK is encoded by the coding sequence ATGAAGATAAAAGTTGTTCTTCTTGGATTATTGTTAAATGCTGTAAATGTGTTCGCTCAGGCGGATTATAAACCATCGACATCGAACTTAGAAGCCAGAAAATTATTTCAGGAAGCCAGATTTGGTATGTTTATTCATTGGGGAGTTTCAAGTGTATTAGGACACGGAGAATGGGTAATGAATGAACGGAATATTCATGTGTCTGATTACAAACATTTACAGGATTTCTTTAACCCACAAAAGTTTGATGCTCAAAAATGGGTGGCGACTGCAAAGGGCGCCGGAATGAAGTACATTACTTTTATTACCAGGCATCATGATAGTTTTAGTAATTGGGATACAAAGCAATCAGATTGGAAAATTACCAATACGCCTTACGGAAAAGATGTGTTAAAGCAACTTGCCGATGAATGTCATAAGCAAGGTATCAAACTGGTACTTTATTATTCACTTTTAGATTGGTACCGTACCGATTACCAGTACTGGACCGGCAGAACCGGACAGGGAACGGGAAGAACAGAAAAAGGAGATTGGAATAACTACATTAAGTTTATGAAAAACCAACTTACCGAACTGTTAACCAATTATGGAGAAATTTCAGGTATCTGGTTTGACGGTCATTGGGATCAAACTGCTCCGGAAGGTGAGAAAGACAGAAGCTCAAGACTTGATTGGCATTATGATGAGATTTATACATTGATCCATACTTTACAACCGCAGTGCTTAATTGGTAACAATCATCACCTTTCACCGTTTTCCGGAGAAGATTTTCAAATGTTTGAGCGCGATTTACCCGGCCAAAATAAATCAGGTCTGAGTTTTCAGGAAGCTTCAGATAAGTTACCGTTAGAAACATGTGAAACCCTTAACGGCTCCTGGGGATACAACATAACCGATACCAAGTATAAATCTGCGCATGAAATCATTCGTTTATTGGTAAACGCGGCAAGCTTAAATGCGAATCTTTTGCTGAATATCGGCCCGATGCCAAACGGAGAAATTCAGCCTGAATTTAGCACTCGTTTAGATAGTGTTGGAAAATGGATGCAGAAATATGGTAACTCAGTTTACGGAACTAAAGGAAGTGAAATTAAATCACAAACTTGGGGAGTTATTACCGAAAAAGATAAAGAGATCTATCTACATGTTTTCGACAGCAATAAAACTGAAATTATCATTGATAATTTTCCCTATAAGCCCAGTAAATTATCGTTGTTCAATGTCGATGCAGCGCTGAACTACTCATTTAGCAAAGGACAGCTGAAAATCGATCTGACAAAAGTCGCTCGTGACGACTTTGACACGGTGCTGAAATTGAAAGTAAAACGCAAATAA
- a CDS encoding peptide-N-glycosidase F-related protein, producing the protein MNRFKILAVIFSICLAISFLQTKAADTTHVVTHNKTTVVTDPSKGFNTYKKWGVFPTANVPVRKIILHVKFACPDSMRCADWDYMDRISIMRTKGKNGQVQDYEIARMLTPYGGAFDKKWKFEWQVDVTDFSSLLRDSVEIEYKHTGYEPNKDRGWAITLDFEIVKGKPALEPVSIQKIYDDSFSYGDTTKPINQALKPISFKAENNVLFARLRLVQTGHGMDEPDNCAEFCNKYRQLFFDDKLIDTRAIWKKCGDNPLYPQAGTWIIDRANWCPGNLMQPDIFDLKVQSGTTHTVQAKMEDYISSKPSAAEVISAYLIQYKEITNQNDVAIEDIVVPSSKYGHKRANPAVANPKVLIKNLGKNEITNLEMIYGTEGFSKKQFKWAGKMPSGKSVLISLPGVIDAKKSTNQFYAKVVKVNGKKDAYEADNFIKAPFEAAPLNAEKLIFYLHTNQQPEHNSYALKNASGEVLQGRKQGSLKANTIYRDTLALTAGAYTLALVDTAGDGLEFWYNTAGGRGSARLMNLNGEIVKAFESDCGAGWEYNFRVGEKPDAINKEMLSVGLFPTRTNDKTTLDYFGSTAQDVTVQLVTDPGSVIVEEHKYNQLKEGIFTYDLSRFPKGRFYLKVFVNGEEKFKKRVRLKE; encoded by the coding sequence ATGAACAGATTCAAAATCCTTGCAGTAATTTTTAGCATATGTCTTGCTATATCGTTTTTGCAAACAAAAGCTGCAGATACCACACACGTAGTAACGCATAACAAAACTACTGTAGTAACCGATCCCTCTAAAGGTTTTAATACGTATAAGAAATGGGGAGTATTTCCTACTGCTAATGTTCCGGTGCGAAAGATCATACTGCATGTAAAATTTGCTTGTCCAGATAGTATGCGTTGTGCAGACTGGGACTATATGGATCGGATCAGCATAATGCGTACCAAAGGAAAAAATGGGCAAGTGCAGGATTACGAAATTGCACGTATGCTTACACCTTATGGCGGTGCATTTGATAAAAAATGGAAGTTTGAATGGCAAGTTGACGTAACAGACTTTAGTTCACTTTTACGTGATAGTGTAGAGATTGAATATAAGCATACCGGTTACGAACCGAATAAAGATAGGGGTTGGGCAATTACGCTTGATTTTGAGATTGTTAAAGGTAAACCGGCGTTAGAACCTGTTTCAATACAGAAAATATACGATGATAGTTTTAGCTATGGAGATACCACTAAACCTATTAACCAGGCCTTAAAACCAATTAGCTTTAAGGCAGAAAATAATGTGTTGTTTGCAAGATTACGACTGGTTCAAACTGGTCATGGAATGGATGAACCTGATAATTGCGCTGAATTCTGTAATAAATACAGGCAGTTGTTTTTTGACGACAAACTCATTGATACACGTGCTATTTGGAAAAAATGTGGAGATAATCCATTATATCCTCAAGCCGGAACATGGATTATTGACAGAGCCAACTGGTGCCCTGGAAATCTGATGCAACCGGATATTTTCGATCTGAAAGTACAATCCGGAACAACTCATACAGTTCAGGCAAAAATGGAGGATTATATTTCATCTAAACCAAGTGCTGCCGAAGTGATCAGTGCCTACCTGATTCAATATAAAGAGATAACTAATCAGAATGATGTAGCAATTGAAGACATAGTGGTTCCATCATCCAAATATGGTCATAAAAGAGCTAATCCGGCTGTTGCGAATCCAAAAGTCTTGATTAAAAATCTAGGAAAAAATGAAATCACCAACCTCGAAATGATCTATGGAACGGAAGGATTTTCCAAAAAACAATTTAAATGGGCTGGTAAAATGCCGTCTGGTAAATCGGTTTTGATTTCACTTCCTGGCGTTATTGACGCGAAAAAAAGTACCAACCAGTTTTACGCCAAGGTGGTAAAGGTAAATGGCAAAAAGGATGCATACGAGGCCGACAACTTTATAAAAGCTCCGTTTGAAGCTGCACCTTTAAATGCAGAAAAACTCATTTTTTATCTTCATACCAATCAACAACCCGAGCATAACTCATACGCTCTTAAGAATGCTTCGGGAGAAGTTCTTCAGGGAAGAAAACAAGGATCATTAAAAGCAAACACCATTTACCGTGATACATTAGCATTAACCGCTGGAGCTTATACATTAGCATTGGTTGATACGGCAGGCGATGGATTGGAGTTTTGGTATAATACAGCAGGAGGTCGTGGTTCGGCCCGACTGATGAACCTGAACGGTGAGATTGTAAAAGCTTTTGAATCTGATTGTGGCGCTGGTTGGGAATACAATTTTAGGGTGGGAGAAAAACCAGATGCCATTAATAAAGAGATGTTATCGGTAGGTTTATTTCCAACCCGAACTAATGATAAAACCACACTCGATTATTTTGGGAGTACAGCACAGGATGTAACGGTGCAACTGGTAACAGATCCCGGATCGGTAATAGTGGAAGAACATAAATATAATCAACTCAAAGAAGGAATATTTACATACGATCTTAGTAGATTTCCGAAAGGAAGATTTTACCTGAAAGTTTTTGTGAATGGTGAAGAAAAGTTCAAAAAACGTGTCAGACTAAAAGAATAG
- a CDS encoding fumarylacetoacetate hydrolase family protein — MKLIRYGEAGKEKTGVYINDKLYDASAFGEDYNEQFFETNGLNRLADFIKQQDGQLKTVNENIRLGSPIARPSKIVCIGLNYADHAKETGATPPAEPVIFMKSTTALCGPFDDIMLPENSVKTDWEVELAVVIGKKARYVAEADAMEFVAGYCLHNDVSEREFQIERGGTWDKGKGCDTFAPLGPWLVTKDEVKDANALRLWLTVNGKKMQDGTTANFIFDIPFLISYVSRFMTLLPGDVISTGTPAGVGLGFNPPIYLNAGDVVELGIDGLGVSKQTVVPFHK; from the coding sequence ATGAAATTAATACGTTACGGCGAGGCTGGAAAAGAAAAAACCGGTGTTTATATAAATGATAAATTGTATGATGCTTCTGCTTTTGGAGAAGATTATAACGAACAATTTTTTGAAACAAACGGCTTAAATCGTTTAGCCGATTTTATAAAACAACAGGATGGTCAGCTGAAGACGGTTAATGAGAACATCCGACTAGGTTCACCAATTGCTCGTCCTTCAAAAATTGTCTGCATAGGCTTAAACTATGCTGATCATGCAAAAGAAACAGGCGCAACTCCACCTGCAGAACCGGTTATTTTCATGAAATCGACCACAGCTTTGTGCGGTCCTTTTGATGATATTATGCTTCCGGAAAATTCAGTAAAAACGGATTGGGAGGTAGAACTTGCGGTGGTTATTGGTAAAAAAGCCCGTTACGTAGCAGAAGCAGATGCGATGGAATTTGTGGCAGGTTATTGCTTGCATAATGATGTTAGTGAGCGGGAATTCCAGATCGAAAGAGGAGGTACCTGGGATAAAGGAAAAGGCTGTGACACATTTGCGCCTTTAGGTCCGTGGTTGGTTACCAAAGATGAAGTTAAAGATGCAAATGCGTTACGGTTGTGGCTAACGGTAAATGGTAAAAAAATGCAGGATGGCACAACGGCTAATTTCATTTTTGATATTCCTTTCCTGATCTCTTATGTCAGCCGGTTTATGACCTTATTACCCGGTGATGTGATTTCTACAGGCACCCCAGCGGGAGTTGGCCTTGGGTTTAATCCTCCGATTTATCTTAATGCCGGAGATGTGGTTGAGTTAGGTATCGATGGTTTAGGCGTATCCAAACAAACTGTAGTTCCATTTCATAAATAA
- a CDS encoding L-rhamnose mutarotase has protein sequence MIKRHCFALDLKPDAELIAEYEKYHTEVWPEVLENLSAAGIEQLEIYRVENRLFMIMEVNDSFSFDKKKKLDDNNDKVQQWETLMWTYQQALPSALPGQKWVPMGKIFQY, from the coding sequence ATGATTAAAAGACACTGTTTTGCACTTGATTTAAAGCCTGATGCCGAACTTATTGCTGAGTATGAAAAATACCATACAGAAGTTTGGCCGGAAGTGTTAGAAAATCTTTCTGCCGCCGGAATAGAACAATTGGAAATATACAGGGTGGAAAACAGATTGTTTATGATCATGGAGGTAAACGATAGTTTTTCTTTTGATAAAAAGAAAAAGCTGGATGATAATAATGATAAAGTGCAACAATGGGAAACATTAATGTGGACTTATCAGCAAGCATTACCTTCAGCTCTTCCCGGACAGAAATGGGTACCAATGGGTAAAATCTTTCAATATTAA
- a CDS encoding amidohydrolase family protein: MIIDAHVHFWKYSPLRDGWITDEMIVIQRDFLPEDLVPMLVANGVDGCIAVQADQSEAETEFLLNLAAEHSFIKGVVGWVDLCADTIEERLAYYSSFEQLKGMRHIIQSEPDNFMLRDDFRRGISKLKKFGFTYDLLLLPKHLPQAIDLVKHFPDQLFVIDHLSKPAIRTGEMENWKKDINQIAQFPNVHCKLSGMVTEADWKNWKLTDFKPFIEEALYAFGVERVMFGSDWPVCLLAASYQQCVEVAKLNTIQLTDSEKGKLWGSNASNFYSL; the protein is encoded by the coding sequence ATGATTATTGATGCTCATGTACATTTCTGGAAATACAGTCCGTTGAGGGACGGCTGGATAACGGATGAAATGATAGTTATTCAGCGTGATTTCCTACCTGAGGATTTAGTTCCGATGCTGGTAGCCAATGGTGTTGACGGATGTATTGCTGTACAGGCGGATCAATCAGAAGCTGAAACCGAATTTCTGTTGAACCTGGCGGCAGAACATTCGTTTATCAAAGGAGTAGTCGGTTGGGTTGATCTGTGTGCGGATACTATTGAAGAGCGACTGGCCTATTATTCATCCTTTGAGCAACTAAAAGGAATGAGACATATCATCCAGTCGGAGCCGGATAATTTCATGCTTCGGGACGATTTTCGTCGTGGTATTTCCAAACTGAAAAAGTTTGGTTTCACGTATGATCTGTTGCTTTTACCGAAGCATTTACCGCAAGCCATTGATTTAGTAAAGCATTTCCCTGATCAACTATTTGTTATTGATCATTTATCAAAACCAGCCATCCGGACAGGGGAGATGGAGAACTGGAAAAAAGATATCAATCAAATAGCACAGTTTCCGAATGTACACTGCAAACTATCAGGAATGGTTACGGAAGCGGACTGGAAGAATTGGAAATTAACAGATTTCAAGCCTTTTATAGAGGAAGCATTATACGCCTTTGGTGTTGAGCGAGTTATGTTTGGAAGCGATTGGCCTGTTTGTCTGTTAGCCGCGTCGTATCAGCAATGCGTGGAAGTTGCTAAGCTAAATACCATTCAGTTAACTGATAGTGAAAAAGGAAAACTATGGGGATCAAATGCTAGTAATTTTTATTCACTGTGA
- a CDS encoding UxaA family hydrolase: MSQKVLRIHRADNVLIALIDLAKDEVIEFMDEYYALQNDIAAKHKFATTDLAVGDEIIMYGVLVGKATQPILKGELIHTHNIKHASNENYKKQKEYEWTAPDVSKWINRTFNGYLRNDGRVGTANYWLFIPTVFCENRNLDYIKDALLQQLGYAPSPKYRKAVSKLITAYTQQNDINSILPETLLHEEDIVISDRMFPNVDGIKFLNHEGGCGGTRQDSETLSKLLAAYADHPNVAGITILSLGCQHLQTDLLLNDIKKRNPSFQKPIYLFEQQAAVSEELMIVEAIQKTFEGLIEANKTVRTPQPISKLCIGVKCGGSDGFSGISANPAVGHTSDLLVALGGQVLLAEFPELFGAEQDLVDRCETYAAAEKFTSLMKSYDAQAKAVGSGFHMNPSPGNINDGLITDAIKSAGAAKKGGTAPVKDVLDYTEPVVKSGLHLVCTPGNDVEATTGKAASGATLILFTTGLGTPTGNVVCPTIKLSSNTSLAIRMPDIIDIDCGGVIRGEKTLEEMGEEILEYCIRVASGEATPKAVQLGQDDFIPWKRGVSL; encoded by the coding sequence ATGTCGCAAAAAGTATTACGTATTCATAGGGCAGATAATGTGTTGATCGCCTTAATTGATCTGGCTAAAGATGAGGTGATCGAATTTATGGATGAATACTATGCTTTACAGAATGATATTGCCGCTAAGCACAAATTTGCAACCACAGATTTAGCAGTTGGTGATGAAATCATAATGTATGGTGTGTTGGTCGGCAAAGCGACTCAACCTATTTTAAAAGGAGAACTGATTCATACGCATAATATTAAACATGCTTCTAATGAAAATTATAAAAAGCAAAAAGAGTATGAATGGACAGCTCCCGATGTAAGTAAATGGATAAATAGAACCTTCAATGGTTATTTGCGTAATGACGGACGGGTTGGAACGGCTAACTATTGGTTATTTATTCCCACGGTTTTTTGCGAAAATAGGAACCTGGATTATATAAAGGATGCTTTACTTCAGCAATTGGGGTATGCTCCTTCACCTAAATACAGAAAAGCAGTTTCAAAGCTAATAACTGCATATACGCAGCAAAACGATATTAACTCCATATTACCGGAAACACTATTACATGAAGAAGATATAGTGATTAGTGACCGGATGTTTCCCAATGTGGATGGAATTAAATTTCTCAATCATGAAGGCGGCTGTGGAGGTACCCGACAAGATAGTGAAACGCTGAGCAAACTGCTGGCAGCTTATGCAGATCATCCAAATGTGGCAGGTATCACTATCCTGAGTTTAGGATGCCAACATTTGCAAACAGATTTGCTGCTTAATGATATCAAAAAACGTAATCCTAGCTTCCAGAAACCGATCTACCTGTTTGAACAACAAGCTGCGGTATCCGAAGAATTAATGATTGTTGAAGCCATCCAGAAAACATTTGAGGGTTTAATTGAGGCGAATAAGACCGTGAGAACTCCTCAACCGATCAGTAAACTTTGTATTGGTGTTAAATGTGGAGGTTCAGACGGGTTTTCTGGTATTTCAGCCAATCCAGCTGTGGGTCATACTTCCGATTTATTGGTGGCCTTGGGAGGACAAGTATTACTGGCTGAATTTCCGGAACTTTTTGGAGCAGAACAGGATCTGGTCGATCGCTGCGAAACGTATGCTGCTGCCGAAAAGTTCACCAGTTTAATGAAATCCTATGACGCACAGGCAAAAGCGGTGGGAAGTGGCTTTCATATGAATCCATCACCTGGAAATATTAATGACGGATTAATTACAGATGCAATAAAATCTGCCGGAGCGGCAAAAAAAGGAGGAACTGCACCTGTTAAAGATGTATTAGATTATACGGAACCCGTCGTAAAATCAGGATTGCATCTGGTGTGTACACCCGGTAATGACGTGGAGGCTACCACAGGGAAAGCAGCTAGCGGTGCTACGTTGATCTTATTTACCACAGGTTTGGGCACACCGACAGGTAATGTTGTTTGTCCGACGATTAAGCTATCATCTAATACTTCGTTAGCTATTCGTATGCCTGATATTATTGACATTGACTGTGGAGGGGTTATCAGAGGTGAAAAAACATTGGAGGAAATGGGGGAAGAGATTCTTGAGTATTGCATCAGAGTTGCAAGCGGAGAGGCTACACCTAAAGCTGTGCAGCTCGGACAAGATGATTTTATTCCATGGAAAAGAGGCGTTTCATTATAA
- a CDS encoding SDR family NAD(P)-dependent oxidoreductase, with the protein MFSLTGKSAVITGGGSGIGRAIAKLFAKQGAFVHIIELNEEAALSVTKEIQADGGLATAHGCDITNQQKVLDTFATIDKVDILVNNAGIAHIGKADTTTEADFMKLFEVNVKGTYNSLYATIPLMKKNGGGAILNMASIAALVGITDRFAYSMSKGAVFAMTLSVARDYIGDKIRCNSISPARVHTPFVDGFIAKTYPGQEEVMFDKLSKSQPIGRMGQPEEIASLALYLCSDESGFVTGCDYPIDGGFVKLNN; encoded by the coding sequence ATGTTTAGTTTAACAGGAAAATCGGCAGTAATTACCGGTGGAGGAAGTGGAATAGGCAGGGCCATTGCAAAGCTTTTTGCAAAGCAGGGTGCATTTGTTCATATCATCGAGTTAAATGAAGAAGCTGCTTTATCAGTGACTAAGGAAATACAAGCTGATGGAGGCTTAGCTACTGCTCATGGTTGTGATATTACCAACCAACAAAAAGTGCTGGATACTTTTGCAACTATTGATAAGGTTGATATTTTGGTAAACAATGCCGGAATTGCGCATATTGGCAAAGCAGATACCACTACCGAAGCTGATTTTATGAAACTGTTTGAGGTAAATGTAAAGGGTACTTATAACTCTTTATATGCGACAATACCGTTAATGAAAAAAAATGGAGGCGGTGCCATTCTTAATATGGCTTCTATTGCTGCTTTGGTAGGCATTACGGATCGATTTGCGTATTCAATGAGTAAGGGGGCTGTTTTCGCCATGACTTTATCTGTAGCCCGTGATTATATTGGTGACAAAATTCGTTGTAACAGTATTTCTCCGGCACGCGTACACACGCCTTTTGTAGATGGGTTTATTGCTAAAACCTACCCCGGACAAGAAGAGGTCATGTTCGACAAACTCTCAAAAAGCCAGCCTATCGGGCGCATGGGGCAACCGGAAGAAATCGCTTCACTGGCCTTATACTTGTGTTCAGACGAATCGGGTTTTGTTACAGGATGTGATTACCCAATCGACGGAGGATTTGTTAAGTTGAATAACTAA
- a CDS encoding DUF4189 domain-containing protein → MRKLLLTLMLIICATILVKAQTTKYGALAIDRDNGFYYGWAYDYSTVEEAEKRAIEECTRRGGNAYVVLTWSGGACAAYRTIDGKVGTAYGWGVAPTRVEADAIATRECLKRSNGSPASNFVWACNSSNAPFKEIYNAANQNPAPTTSTQNTGAKDFISFNGGRLEASGDCPSENTASITTDDESFGVLISNLPVGGSANVAAPGTCSDCTNLILTDLNNTKSYIATRGSVTRNGKGVTFNVSVMEMNDMLNGGGTSYSLSGTITCED, encoded by the coding sequence ATGAGAAAACTACTACTTACTTTAATGCTTATTATTTGTGCAACAATCTTGGTTAAAGCTCAAACCACAAAGTACGGAGCTTTGGCTATTGATCGTGATAACGGTTTTTATTACGGTTGGGCTTATGATTATTCAACGGTAGAAGAAGCTGAAAAAAGAGCCATTGAAGAATGTACCAGAAGAGGAGGGAACGCTTATGTGGTACTTACCTGGAGTGGTGGTGCTTGTGCTGCTTATCGCACCATTGATGGAAAGGTAGGAACGGCTTACGGTTGGGGAGTAGCACCTACACGTGTCGAAGCAGATGCTATTGCTACTCGGGAATGTTTGAAAAGAAGTAACGGGTCACCTGCCAGCAATTTTGTTTGGGCTTGTAATAGTAGCAATGCTCCTTTTAAAGAGATCTATAACGCAGCTAATCAAAATCCTGCACCAACAACTTCAACTCAGAATACTGGCGCTAAAGATTTCATCTCTTTTAATGGAGGCAGACTAGAGGCTTCGGGAGATTGTCCGAGTGAAAATACAGCATCCATTACTACCGACGATGAATCGTTTGGTGTATTGATTAGCAATTTGCCTGTAGGAGGAAGTGCTAACGTGGCAGCTCCGGGGACTTGCAGCGATTGCACTAATTTAATACTCACAGATTTAAACAATACTAAATCTTATATAGCTACCCGGGGAAGCGTTACCCGTAACGGAAAAGGAGTTACTTTTAATGTTTCTGTTATGGAGATGAATGACATGTTAAATGGAGGAGGAACCAGCTACAGCCTAAGCGGTACCATAACCTGTGAGGATTAG
- a CDS encoding AraC family transcriptional regulator yields the protein MKPQLLKVSTNLAQSFSARRDSVPYINNRWHYHPEVELIYFKQGNGTQFIGDSIKRFKSGDIVLVGAHMPHYWRFDDTYFVKDSAITADVIVVHFCENFWGDQFLNLPENKVIKYAFERAKRGIQVTGKMQKNVAEILSQILLAEGPKKIMLLIEALANIGSSNDLELLSSIGFKHDFEEPENERINAIYDYSLANYKHKIQLEDVAKIASMSPNSFCRYFKNRTRKTYSLFINEIRVGVACKLLIENKINIKQVCYESGFHNFASFHKYFKLITGKSPLTYQKEFLAKN from the coding sequence ATGAAACCACAGTTATTAAAAGTTTCTACAAATCTTGCGCAATCATTCAGTGCCCGAAGAGATAGTGTGCCTTACATCAATAACAGATGGCATTATCATCCTGAGGTTGAACTTATCTATTTCAAACAAGGGAATGGAACCCAATTTATTGGCGACAGTATCAAACGATTTAAATCGGGAGACATTGTATTGGTAGGTGCTCATATGCCTCATTATTGGCGATTTGACGATACTTATTTTGTTAAAGATTCGGCTATTACAGCGGATGTAATAGTAGTGCATTTTTGTGAAAATTTCTGGGGAGACCAATTCCTTAATTTGCCGGAAAACAAGGTAATTAAATATGCATTTGAGCGTGCAAAACGAGGAATCCAAGTTACCGGAAAAATGCAGAAAAATGTGGCTGAAATACTTAGCCAGATATTATTAGCCGAAGGCCCGAAGAAAATTATGTTATTAATTGAAGCATTGGCCAATATTGGAAGCTCGAACGACCTTGAACTTTTATCTTCAATAGGATTTAAACATGATTTCGAAGAACCGGAAAATGAACGGATAAATGCTATCTATGACTATTCTCTTGCAAACTATAAACATAAAATACAGTTGGAAGATGTGGCTAAGATAGCTTCAATGAGTCCAAATTCATTTTGTAGGTATTTTAAAAACAGAACCAGGAAAACCTATTCATTATTTATTAATGAAATAAGAGTGGGTGTTGCCTGCAAATTATTAATAGAAAACAAGATCAATATCAAACAGGTGTGTTATGAAAGCGGTTTTCATAATTTCGCGAGCTTTCATAAATATTTTAAGCTAATTACAGGAAAAAGCCCATTAACTTATCAAAAGGAGTTTCTTGCTAAGAACTAA